One Canis lupus dingo isolate Sandy chromosome 29, ASM325472v2, whole genome shotgun sequence genomic region harbors:
- the PCMTD1 gene encoding protein-L-isoaspartate O-methyltransferase domain-containing protein 1 isoform X2 — translation MKILLKVGGILVMPIEDQLTQIMRTGQNTWESKNILAVSFAPLVQPSKNDNGKPDSVGLPPCAVRNLQDLARIYIRRTLRNFINDEMQAKGIPQRAPPKRKRKRVKQRINTYVFVGNQLIPQPLDSEEDEKMEEDKEEEEKDHSEAMKPEEPPQNLLREKIMKLPLPESLKAYLTYFREK, via the exons ATGAAAATATTACTGAAAGTTGGAGGCATTCTAGTCATGCCTATAGAAGATCAG TTAACACAAATTATGCGAACTGGACAAAACACTTGGGAAAGTAAAAACATCCTTGCTGTTTCATTTGCTCCACTTGTACAACCAAGTAAGAATGATAATGGCAAACCAGATTCTGTAGGACTCC cccCCTGTGCTGTCAGGAATCTACAGGACTTGGCTCGTATTTATATTCGACGTACACTTAGAAATTTCATAAATGATGAGATGCAGGCCAAGGGGATTCCTCAGAGGGCTCcacccaaaagaaaaagaaagagggttaAACAGAGAATTAATACTTACGTATTTGTGGGTAATCAGCTTATTCCTCAGCCTCTAGACAGTGAGGAGgatgaaaaaatggaagaagataaagaagaggaagagaaagatcaCAGTGAAGCCATGAAGCCCGAGGAGCCACCTCAGAATTTACTGAGAGAAAAAATCATGAAACTTCCCCTCCCTGAATCTTTAAAGGCTTACTTgacatattttagagaaaaataa